The Vibrio nitrifigilis genome window below encodes:
- a CDS encoding lysine exporter LysO family protein: MLLIFAPLVVGYFISITNKEWLNTLNKATTNLVYIILFLMGLNLSSLDNLSGNMQTIGQYTLVFFIFMALCNFATLPILDRLYPIDIESKKTKLPLSHMALDSIKLILVVGGGLVIGRLQPYPLTWVESTSEAILFLLLFFIGIQLRNSGLTLKQIVLNKHGMIISLVVMGSCWLGGLAAGFTLDLPVAQSLAMSSGFGWYSLSGILMGDAYGPVFGGSSFLIELLRELLSLMLIPMFISRSPCTSIGYAGATAMDFTLPVIQTTGGVKCVPVAIVSGFILSLLVPLLMLFFVSLPL, encoded by the coding sequence ATGCTACTTATCTTTGCACCACTGGTCGTGGGGTATTTCATTTCTATTACTAATAAAGAGTGGTTAAATACACTTAATAAAGCGACAACTAACCTTGTTTATATCATTCTATTTCTGATGGGATTAAACCTCTCAAGCCTCGATAACTTGAGTGGAAATATGCAAACCATTGGGCAATATACCTTGGTCTTTTTTATTTTTATGGCACTGTGCAACTTTGCCACTTTACCCATTCTAGACCGTCTATATCCCATTGATATCGAATCTAAAAAAACCAAACTCCCCCTATCCCATATGGCATTAGACTCGATTAAATTAATCCTGGTTGTGGGAGGAGGCCTCGTTATCGGGCGACTGCAACCTTATCCATTAACTTGGGTTGAATCGACCAGTGAAGCTATCCTATTTTTATTGCTCTTCTTTATCGGTATTCAGCTGCGCAATAGCGGATTGACATTAAAGCAGATCGTGTTGAATAAGCACGGAATGATCATCTCTTTGGTCGTCATGGGGAGTTGCTGGTTGGGCGGATTAGCAGCCGGATTCACGCTCGATTTGCCTGTGGCTCAATCTTTAGCGATGTCCTCGGGGTTTGGTTGGTACAGCCTTTCTGGAATTTTAATGGGCGATGCCTATGGCCCTGTTTTTGGCGGTAGCTCATTCCTTATTGAGTTGCTACGAGAATTGCTGTCTTTAATGCTAATTCCAATGTTTATTAGCCGCTCACCATGTACTTCGATTGGCTATGCTGGCGCTACGGCAATGGATTTTACCTTGCCAGTCATTCAAACGACGGGGGGAGTTAAATGTGTTCCGGTTGCGATTGTAAGCGGCTTCATCCTTAGTTTATTGGTGCCTTTGTTGATGCTCTTTTTCGTTTCATTACCATTATAA